A genome region from Arachis duranensis cultivar V14167 chromosome 6, aradu.V14167.gnm2.J7QH, whole genome shotgun sequence includes the following:
- the LOC107493447 gene encoding uncharacterized protein LOC107493447, translating into MTHNEIIDFIEEHIVYRFGIPQSITTDKGNMFIRKKVTEYAKSRGIKMLSSTPYYAQVNGQVEVANKILIALIKKHIGRQPRNWHQSLSQVLWAYQNSPRGSIGTTLYKLVYGHDAVLLIDINLQNIRVDRQDEIPVVDYWNSLYDEFNELDDERLRALEQVIRQKEIM; encoded by the coding sequence ATGACTCACAAtgaaataattgattttattgaggaGCATATTGTGTATAGATTCGGAATTCCTCAGTCTATTACCACTGATAAAGGAAACATGTTTATTAGGAAAAAGGTCACAGAATATGCCAAGTCTAGGGGTATAAAAATGCTTTCTTCTACACCGTATTATGCCCAAGTGAATGGACAAGTGGAAGTAGcgaataaaattttgattgcattaattaaaaaacacaTTGGAAGGCAGCCAAGAAATTGGCACCAATCTCTCAGTCAAGTTCTTTGGGCTTACCAAAATTCTCCAAGAGGTTCTATTGGGACCACCCTATATAAGTTAGTTTACGGTCATGATGCGGTGTTGCTAATTGATATTAATCTGCAAAATATAAGGGTGGATAGACAAGATGAGATACCAGTAGTAGATTATTGGAATTCTTTGTATGATGAGTTCAATGAACTAGATGACGAAAGATTGAGAGCTTTAGAGCAGGTGATTCGACAAAAAGAGATTATGTGA